The following proteins are co-located in the Salvelinus namaycush isolate Seneca chromosome 31, SaNama_1.0, whole genome shotgun sequence genome:
- the LOC120025922 gene encoding heterogeneous nuclear ribonucleoprotein D-like has protein sequence METECQVDFSTDEFPEGSKINASKNQQDDGKMFIGGLSWDTSKTDLMDYLSKFGEVLDCTIKTDLMTGRSRGFGFVLFKDAESVDRVLELKEHKLDGKLIDPKRAKAMKGKEPPKKVFVGGLSPDTPEEEIREYFGAFGDIDSVELPMDTKTNERRGFCFVTYCEEIPVQKLLECRYHQVGGGKCEIKVAQPKEVYRQQQQHRGERGGYGGGEGYRGRGRGGQSSYNQGYNGYYGQNYGSYGNGYNQGYNGYTGYDYSGYNYNSYGYGQGYDDYNGQQSSYGKASREVTTHQNNYQPY, from the exons ATGGAAACCGAATGCCAAGTTGACTTCAGCACAGACGAGTTTCCAGAGGGCTCCAAGATAAACGCAAGCAAAAACCAGCAGGATGACGG CAAGATGTTCATCGGAGGGCTCAGTTGGGACACCAGCAAAACGGACCTCATGGATTACCTGTCGAAGTTTGGAGAGGTTCTAGACTGCACCATCAAAACAGACCTGATGACGGGCCGGTCCCGGGGCTTCGGCTTTGTCCTCTTCAAAGACGCAGAGAGCGTAGACAGG GTTTTGGAGCTGAAGGAGCACAAGCTGGACGGGAAGCTGATCGACCCAAAGAGGGCCAAAGCCATGAAGGGGAAAGAGCCGCCCAAGAAGGTGTTTGTCGGAGGCCTCAGCCCAGACACCCCGGAGGAGGAGATCAGGGAATACTTTGGAGCTTTTGGAGAT ATTGACAGCGTCGAGCTTCCCATGGACACCAAAACCAATGAGCGACGCGGTTTCTGCTTCGTGACCTACTGTGAGGAGATCCCTGTCCAGAAGTTGTTGGAGTGCAGATACCACCAAGTCGGGGGCGGAAAG TGTGAAATCAAAGTGGCCCAACCCAAAGAAGTGTACAGACAGCAGCAacaacacagaggagagagggggggctaCGGTGGAGGCGAAGGATACAGGGGCCGGGGACGAGGAG GTCAGAGTAGCTACAACCAGGGTTACAACGGCTACTACGGCCAGAACTATGGTAGCTATGGCAACGGATACAACCAGGGATACAATGGCTACACAGGCTATGACTACTCTGGCTACAACTATAATAGTTATGGTTATGGACAGGGATACGACGACTACAATG GCCAGCAGAGCAGCTATGGGAAGGCCTCTCGAGAGGTCACAACCCACCAGAACAACTACCAGCCTTACTGA